The following are encoded in a window of Cottoperca gobio chromosome 20, fCotGob3.1, whole genome shotgun sequence genomic DNA:
- the ipo4 gene encoding importin-4, producing MTEELELILSQLTQPDNAVIQQATAQLKQAFKDPAIIPALCAVMSGSQNPQIRQSAAVMLRLRVKKHWKKINPDDRESLKAVVLQTFMQETEHTVQHSLSQLCAMMVKHETPDRWPALLQLLNEATKSSNPHDRKVGLLLLNKVMESNPEPFKPHYCQLLQLFSIVLQDHNNPTALYYCILTLTAITAYTGTQEMNQMRSLIPSLIVALKQLIKADQNQASEAMEVFNELMESEVSIIVPHIADIVHLCLEVGSDTTLNDSLRVKALSCIAFLIKLKSKTVLKQKLLNPILQAIFPVLIAAPPPGEQDPEDKEDDGGDGTDNDNPKHCAAQIIDTMALHMPPEKLFQQLMPLTQTCLASENPYQRKGGLMCLAVLAEGCADHIRTKMLSSVLQTVCQSLSDSDQVVRSASLFALGQFSEHLQPEVSKYCSELMPLLLGYLSSLNQAKVGHVTKAFYALENFMENLGADIEPYLPTLMETMLSALNNTENLKIKELAVSAIGAIANAAKELLVPYFPPVIESLKGFLTTTTEEMRSLQTQSLDTLSVLARTIGKDVFSPLAAECVRLGLNLTDTIDDPDLRRCTYSLYSAVSTVSPDCLTPHLTAITTVMLLALKSNEGIMAHVEEDKTFVLLDDDDDDDDGDNEGEKDGIDFLEDEPETDIHDVAGFSVENAYIDEKEDACDALGEIAFSTGAAFQPFLESSFQQVYEMRDFPHEDVRRAAFGAMGQFCRAQHQVWKENPTEANHQALLKLLDVVLPCFVETVRTEHERQVVMGILETMNNVMKSCKEEAFKNPLRLKEISHVIRDVLKKKTVCQDGGGDEADDEEQQAEYDAMLQEFAGEGIPLVASSVPADNFAPFLNDLLPLLMNKAKSSCTVADRSFSVGTIGEILQALVSVSGGPGVAARLSNRLLPVLVAGVRDSDAEVRNNSVFGLGCLAQAAGPIGVADYPMMLSVFSSMLTKESDLRVIDNLCAALCRMITSNVEAVPLEQVVPALVARLPLKEDLEENKTVFSCLAMLYTHSPALVLQLMKPIVAASSQVLGNKKVDKDAQNILAGLIKEFAQHHSADFQAAVTSLPGEQQANLSAAISAS from the exons ATGACAGAGGAACTTGAGCTAATTCTTTCACAGCTGACTCAGCCGGACAATGCTGTTATTCAGCAG GCCACTGCCCAGCTGAAACAGGCTTTCAAAGACCCAGCCATTATCCCAGCCCTGTGTGCTGTCATGAGTGGCTCACAAAACCCTCAg ATTCGTCAGTCAGCTGCAGTGATGCTGAGGTTGAGAGTAAAGAAGCACTGGAAGAAGATTAACCCGGATGATCGAGAGAG CCTTAAGGCAGTGGTGTTGCAGACCTTCATGCAGGAAACCGA ACACACAGTGCAGCACTCACTCTCCCAACTGTGCGCAATGATGGTTAAGCATGAGACACCAGACCGCTGGCCTgccctgctgcagctcctcaaTGAAGCCACTAAGAGCAGCAACCCTCATGACAGAAAG GTTGGCCTCCTGCTGCTGAATAAGGTGATGGAGTCCAATCCTGAGCCTTTCAAGCCTCACTACTGCCAGCTGCTACAGCTGTTTAGCATTGTACTGCAGGACCACAACAACCCAACAGCCCTGTACTACTGCATCCTCACCCTCACAGCCATAACTGCATACACTGGCACACAAGAGATG AACCAGATGCGTTCTCTCATCCCAAGTCTGATTGTCGCTCTGAAACAACTCATCAAGGCAGATCAG AACCAAGCCAGCGAGGCCATGGAGGTTTTTAATGAGCTCATGGAGAGCGAGGTGTCAATCATCGTCCCTCATATTGCTGACATTGTCCACTTGTGCTTGGAG GTGGGCAGTGACACCACTCTGAATGACTCTCTGCGGGTGAAAGCACTCTCTTGTATTGCCTTCCTCATCAAGCTGAAAAGCAAG ACGGTGCTGAAGCAGAAGCTGCTGAATCCCATCCTGCAGGCCATTTTCCCTGTGCTGATTGCAGCTCCCCCACCAGGTGAGCAGGACCCAGAGGATAAGGAAGATGACGGCGGAGATGGCACAGACAATGACAATCCCAAACATTGTGCTGCTCAG ATTATTGACACTATGGCACTCCATATGCCGCCAGAGAAATTGTTTCAACAACTG ATGCCCCTTACTCAGACCTGCCTTGCCAGTGAAAACCCCTATCAGAGGAAGGGGGGTCTGATGTGTCTTGCTGTGCTGGCTGAAGGATGTGCTGACCACATACGTACCAA GATGCTGTCATCAGTGCTGCAGACAGTGTGCCAGAGTCTTTCTGATAGTGATCAGGTGGTGCGCAGTGCCAGCCTTTTTGCCCTGGGACAGTTCTCTGAACATTTACAG CCTGAAGTGAGCAAGTACTGTTCAGAGTTGATGCCATTGCTGCTGGGTTACCTTTCATCCTTGAACCAGGCCAAGGTCGGCCATGTCACTAAGGCCTTTTATGCCCTAGAGAACTTCATGGAGAACTTAG GAGCAGATATTGAGCCCTACCTGCCCACCCTGATGGAGACTATGCTGTCTGCTCTAAACAACACTGAAAACCTCAAGATAAAAGAGCTTGCTGTGTCTGCTATAGGTGCCATAG CCAATGCTGCCAAGGAGCTGCTGGTTCCCTACTTCCCTCCAGTTATTGAGAGCTTGAAGGGCTTCCTGACTACCACCACAGAGGAAATGAGGTCTTTGCAAACTCAGTCCTTGG ATACTCTCTCTGTGCTGGCCCGTACCATCGGCAAAGATGTCTTCAGTCCTCTTGCTGCAGAGTGTGTTCGGCTGGGCCTCAACCTCACTGACACTATTGATGACCCTGACTTGAGACGCTGCAC GTACAGTTTATACTCTGCTGTATCCACAGTCAGTCCAGACTGCCTGACTCCTCACCTCACTGCCATTACAACAGTCATGCTGCTTGCCCTCAAGTCCAATGAAGGCATTATG GCACACGTTGAGGAGGACAAGACATTTGTCCTgctggatgatgatgatgatgatgatgatggcgaCAACGAAGGAGAAAAAGATGGGATTGATTTTCTGGAAGATGAGCCTGAGACAGACATCCATGATGTTGCAGG GTTCAGTGTGGAAAACGCCTACATCGATGAGAAGGAGGATGCCTGTGATGCACTGGGAGAGATTGCTTTCAGCACTGG TGCTGCCTTCCAGCCCTTCCTCGAGTCCAGCTTCCAGCAGGTTTACGAGATGAGAGAT TTTCCCCATGAGGACGTCCGCAGGGCAGCATTTGGAGCAATGGGCCAGTTCTGTCGAGCTCAGCATCAAGTATGGAAGGAGAATCCCACTGAGGCCAATCATCAGG CCTTATTGAAGTTGCTAGATGTGGTGCTTCCCTGCTTTGTGGAAACCGTGCGAACAGAGCATGAGCGCCAGGTTGTGATGGGCATCCTGGAAACCATGAACAACGTCATGAAGTCCTGCAAGGAGGAAGCTTTCAAAAACCCTTTACGCCTTAAGGAGATCAGCCATGTCATCCGTGATGTGCTCAAGAAAAAG ACTGTTTGTCAGGACGGTGGTGGTGATGAAGCTGATGATGAAGAACAACAG GCGGAGTATGACGCCATGCTCCAGGAGTTTGCCGGAGAGGGAATTCCCCTGGTGGCCTCTTCTGTGCCCGCAGACAACTTTGCCCCTTTCCTCAACGACTTGCTGCCTCTCCTCATGAACAAAGCT AAATCCTCGTGCACAGTGGCAGACCGGTCCTTCTCTGTGGGTACAATCGGAGAAATCCTGCAGGCCCTTGTGAGTGTGTCCGGGGGCCCAGGAGTGGCGGCCCGACTGTCCAATCGTTTGCTCCCCGTGCTGGTAGCTGGAGTAAGGGACAGTGATGCTGAGGTTCGCAACAACAGCGTTTTCGGACTGGGATGTCTGGCCCAGGCAGCTGGACCCATCGGTGTAGC AGACTATCCCATGATGCTATCTGTGTTTTCCAGCATGCTCACTAAAGAGTCAGACCTCAGGGTGATTGACAACCTTTGTGCAGCCCTCTGCAGGATGATCACTAGCAATGTAGAAGCTGTCCCTCTTGAGCAG GTTGTGCCTGCTCTGGTGGCTCGTCTTCCACTTAAAGAGGACTTGGAGGAGAACAAGACCGTGTTCAGCTGCCTGGCTAtgctctacacacacagtcctgctcTG GTGTTGCAGCTAATGAAGCCCATAGTTGCTGCTTCCAGTCAAGTTCTAGGCAACAAGAAAGTTGATAAAG ACGCCCAGAACATTTTGGCCGGGCTGATAAAAGAATTTGCCCAGCACCACTCTGCAGACTTCCAAGCAGCTGTGACCTCACTTCCTGGAGAGCAGCAGGCCAATCTCAGTGCGGCCATCTCTGCCTCGTAG
- the nanog gene encoding homeobox protein NANOG yields the protein MADWKAQISYNYNPSYHAYAYGLVYQPGPEQNHGNLTRWGEAAGVTDLSNYNAGVTPAYYGTTAAARTREESPPGSPEQHAMNGPGHYQGSGVVYVGDTQAGRLLMAGPHRAAYDARAHEVRRTGSDTTSDSETHASPDSWSSASSREGSLPQTDPATWGKKELDEEASRKSPGASEDVSSSLMEEPMTFAVNVNTNNTLHAPVTAPKKPSTTAVNNPKGKVRAAFSESQMNALVQRFSVQRYLTPAEMKTLAELTGLTYKQVKTWFQNRRMKLRRHQKDTSWVSECYNKGSPIRGSMYTNMPSHIPPYQGDARPQLKEHYNHHMMETAFKKTPQNLAFYVAAMNSATGSAGYPSWSPGSSQTAAPSRPQTSGWSMPPSVSHYEYNHIAFNSANAASATNTGADTSFDSKNGEPVDSRSSLSTVVVHNCSQ from the exons ATGGCCGACTGGAAGGCGCAGATAAGTTACAACTACAACCCCTCTTACCATGCATACGCCTACGGCCTCGTGTACCAACCCGGTCCAGAGCAAAACCACGGGAACCTGACCAGATGGGGCGAAGCGGCTGGAGTCACAGATTTGAGCAACTACAATGCCGGGGTGACACCGGCCTACTACGGCACCACCGCCGCCGCCAGGACCCGAGAAGAGTCTCCCCCTGGCAGTCCGGAGCAGCACGCCATGAACGGTCCTGGTCACTACCAGGGCTCCGGGGTTGTTTACGTCGGTGACACCCAGGCAGGCCGTCTGCTCATGGCCGGACCTCACCGCGCTGCCTACGATGCACGGGCACATGAGGTCAGGCGGACCGGGAGCGACACGACCAGTGACTCTGAGACACACGCCTCACCAG ATTCATGGAGTTCTGCCAGCAGCAGAGAAGGAAGTCTCCCCCAGACAGACCCGGCTACATGGGGGAAGAAAGAGCTTGATGAAGAAGCTAGCAGGAAGAGCCCTGGTGCCAGCGAGGATGTTTCAAGCTCTCTCATGGAGGAGCCAATGACCTTTGCTGTCAATGTGAACACCAACAACACTCTACATGCACCCGTAACTGCCCCAAAGAAGCCAAGCACTACGGCTGTAAATAACCCTAAAGGAAAGGTCCGGGCAGCCTTCTCAGAGAGTCAGATGAATGCTCTTGTCCAGCGGTTCAGTGTTCAGAGGTACCTCACCCCAGCTGAAATGAAGACACTTGCAGAACTGACGGGGTTGACTTACAAACAG GTTAAGACTTGGTTTCAGAACCGAAGGATGAAGCTAAGGAGGCACCAGAAAGACACCAGCTGGGTGTCTGAGTGCTACAACAAAGGCAGCCCGATTCGTGGATCCATGTACACCAACATGCCTTCGCATATCCCACCC TATCAGGGAGATGCCCGGCCTCAACTCAAGGAGCATTACAACCACCACATGATGGAGACTGCCTTCAAGAAGACGCCGCAGAACTTGGCCTTCTATGTGGCTGCTATGAACTCTGCGACTGGATCCGCTGGCTACCCCTCCTGGTCCCCCGGCTCATCCCAGACTGCCGCGCCCTCCAGGCCCCAGACGTCTGGTTGGTCCATGCCCCCTAGCGTCAGCCACTATGAATACAACCACATTGCATTCAACTCAGCCAACGCAGCCTCTGCAACTAACACTGGGGCAGACACGAGCTTCGACAGCAAAAATGGGGAGCCGGTCGATAGCCGCAGCTCCTTAAGCACAGTTGTGGTACATAATTGCAGCCAGTAG